GACGTGCATCGGCACGGGAATGGTCTTCTGCGCCCAGTCGTCCCACTTCCAGATATGGATGTCGGTGCCGCAAATGGCCGTGCGCGTGATGCGGATCATCACATCGTTATGTCCGACTTCGGGTTTCTTCACGCGGGTCAACGTGAGGCCCGGTGCGCGTTCGAGTTTTGCCAGTGCTTTCATTGCTAGTGATGCCCCGTTTCAGATAACGCCAAGCGAACGGCCGACGCGCGCGAATGCATCGACGGCCCGATCGATCTGTTCCGCCGTGTGCGCGGCGCTCATCTGCGTGCGAATGCGCGCGCGGCCTTTCGGCACGACGGGATACGAAAAGCCGATCACGTACACGCCTTCCTTGAGCAGCGCGTCGGCCATGTTCGATGCAAGTTGCGCATCGCCGAGCATCACGGGAATGATGGGATGTTCGCCCGGCACGAGCGTGAAGCCGTGCGCGCTCATCGCCTGACGGAAATGCGCGCCGTTTGCGCGTACGCGTTCGCGCAACTGCTTGCCTTCGTCGCTGGCGAGCAGTTCGAGCACCTTCAGCGATGCGGCGGCGATACTCGGCGTTAGCGTGTTCGAGAACAGATAGGGACGTGAGCGCTGCCGCAACAGATCGACGACCTCCTGGCGCGCCGCGATGTAGCCGCCCGATGCGCCACCCAGTGCCTTGCCCAGCGTGCCCGTGATGATGTCGATGCGATCGAGCACGCCGCAATGTTCAGGCGTGCCGCGTCCGTGTTCGCCGATAAAGCCGACGGCGTGCGAATCGTCGACCATCACGAGTGCGCCATAGCGGTCCGCGAGATCGCAGATGCCCGCGAGATCGGCAATGATGCCGTCCATCGAAAACACGCCGTCCGTCGCGATCAGCTTGAAGCGCGCGCCCGCTGCATCGGCTTCGCGCAGCTTCGCTTCGAGATCGGCGAGGTCGTTGTTCTTGTAGCGGTAACGCTTTGCTTTCGACAGACGCACGCCGTCGATGATGCTCGCGTGATTGAGTTCGTCGCTGATGATGGCGTCGTTATCGTCAAGCAGCGTTTCGAACAGGCCGCCGTTTGCATCGAAGCAACTCGAATAGAGGATGCAGTCGTCCGTCTTCAGGAATGCGGACAGCGCGCGTTCGAGTTGCTTGTGCACGGTCTGCGTGCCGCAGATGAAACGCACCGACGCCATGCCGAAGCCGTCCTGGTCGAGCCCGTCTTTTGCGGCGGCGATCAGGCGCGCGTCGTTCGCGAGGCCGAGATAGTTGTTCGCGCAGAAGTTCAGCACGTCGGCGCCGCTCTCGAGACGAATATCGGACGATTGCGGGCTCGCGATCACGCGCTCGGTCTTGTGGAAACCATCGGCGCGAATCTGGTCGAGCGTGCTGCGCAGATGCGCGAGGAAGGGGTCACGCATGAAACGGCTCCTTGAATGGACGGCTCTGCAGCGCACCATGCGGCGCGGCGGCCTGTTATAGTCGGCTTCAGTTTTATCGGAAATTTTCGTTTTTTCGAACTAAAGTTCGATATGTCGAACAACTCTAAACGATAGGTCAGGAAATGGCAAGTTCGGGAACGCGCAGGAGTTCGTCGTCTACGGCGGCCACGGCAGCCCAGTCGGTTGCGGCGCCGCCGCGCGTTGGAGAGCAGATTCAACGATTGCGCAGTGAACGCAAAATGACGCTCGACGATCTGTCGCGCGCGGCCGGGGTGTCGAAATCGATGCTGTCGGAAATCGAACGCGACAAGGCGAATCCGACGATCGCCGTCGCGTGGCGGCTGACGAATGCGTTGGGCGTCAGTCTCGATTCGCTGTTCGCACCGCAGAAAGCGCCGGAGCCGGTGGCCGTTTCCGGCCCTCATGAGATCCCGACGCTGAGCGGCCATGACGCGCGATACCAGTTGCGCGTATGGGGACCGATTGAACTGGCGGGGAAATTCGAATGGTACGAACTGACGCTGCAAGCGGGTGGTGCGTTGGTGTCGAGCGCGCATGAGCCGGGGACGCGCGAGCATCTGACTGTGCTGCATGGCTCCATCGATATCGAAGCGGCGGGCACCACGAAGCGCCTGAAGACCGCCGACACCGCACGCTACGTCGCCGACGAGCCGCATGCGATCCGCAATGCGGGGAAAGGCGAGGCCAAAGCCCTGCTTGTCGTCATTCACGGCTAACCTGAGTCGCGACTCTTCGGCGTACACTCGGCTTGCAGCAAATACTGTATGTTTGTACAGTATACGCAGTCCGATGGAGCCGAAGAATGAACGAACTGAACAAGGAACAGGATCTGGCTGCGCTGCGCTTCAAGTCCGCAGCGCGTGACCTCGAACACATCGTCCGGCACATTGCGGCGCGATACATCGTGCAGGAGTTGCCGCTCACCTGGCGGCTTCTGCATGCGATCGAAGCGGAAGCGCTCGCGGATCTCGGTTTTGCCAGCCGGCACGATCCCGTAATGCTTGGGTTGTTTCAACGGCCCGACGACTTTCAGTTCCCCGAGACCGATGATGCCGTCGACTTTGGCCGATCGAATGCGCTGCCGGCTGTGTTCGCGTTCGCTGTCGCGGCTTATGACGCTGCGGAAAAGTCGAAGGCTTCAACGACCAGAAGTCGAGTTACGAGCGATGAGCGCAGCGGCGGGCGGGCATGGGGCGGATGACGTGTTGATTGGACGTCGCTGCGATCTGCGGGCGGCAGGAGTTTATGCGCGTAAAGTCTGCGCGACCTGCCGAACCAGGACGCCGACGGTTTCCAACACAAAGTATCCCGCCCGTCGACCGACTACAATCGTCCCATGCAACTAACGGAAAGACAGACTATGGTCTCCACCGATCCTGTTGGCCCCACTGGTCTATCCGCCACTGGTGCGGATCTATTCGATACGGAACGTCAAGACTGGCTGGTCGATCCGCGCACGGCATTCGATGCATGGCTCGCCGGACAAAACTTTCGCCATTCGTCGGCGGAGGTGTATCGCGCGCAGTGGGGACTTTTTCTCGAATGGCTACAGGCGCGTCACAAGAATCTCGTCACGGTCGATATGCGATCGATAGCGGAATTCGTCGGCGGACTGTCGATCCGAAAGCCGCAACGCGCCCGATATCTCCGGTTGATCGAGCGCGTGCTCGACCATGTGCGCGAGATCGAACTCGCATCGACCAACCCCGCGCGATTCATTGCTCAGGATGGCGAAGCGGAATGGCGTAACGCGCGCGACAACGAGCCAACAGGGTTTCTGACCATCGCAGAGCGTTCGGCCTTGATCGCTTATCTTTCTTCGCCCGTGACAAATCTGACGTCGGCCCAACGCTGGCGCGAGCGCCGCGATCGCGCCTTGATTGCTGTTTTTCTTGGCGGCGGTATCAAGACAGGCGAAGCGCGCACGATTTCGGTTGATTGCATGACAGCGGGTTCGCCGTGGGTCGTGATCGAAGCGACCAATCCATTGTTCACGCGGAGAACGCGGCTCGCACCATTTGCCGTGTCCGTTCTCGACGCCTGGCTCAACGAACGCAAGCAAGCGGAACTGCCCGGCGAGCTGGTTTTCCCCGCCTCGCCATCAGGTCGTCCCATGCATAAAGCGACGATGCTTCGCGCCGTCGACGCGCTTGTCGAAGCGGCCGGAATCAGTCGATCGCGCGAAGCACGGGCAAGTCCCCACACTTTGCGTAACTCGTTCGCTGCCGATCTGTTCGAAAGCGGGGTGGAACCGGAGGTCGTCGGACAATGGCTTGGATTCGCGCAGGCTGTTTCCGCGAATCGATTGCATCGCGCGTGGAAGATCTGGAATGATCAGGAAAAATTCGACGCCGAAATGCGCCTTGCGGAAACACCAACGTCTTCTGAAGATCCCGAGCAGACGCAGGACCGCGGCTAGACGCCTCCCGTAAACCTTCACCCTCGAAGCCCCGAAAACGCTCACCTCGAGTGCTTTCGGAGAAACCAACTCGTTTTGCGATCAGGTCAACGCCGAAGTTTGCGTCGTAGCCATAAAGCGTGTCACCGCCGCCAACCGCGAAACGCCCGTTCCCGACGAGTGCTCGCATTCAGGACAAAGGAGCTCATAGCGGTGATCGACCTGTGAAAGCTCCGGCTCACCTTCGGCGCATTTCGGACAGCGGGTCGGCACCGCTACATGTCCATCGGCGGCCGTTCCGATCGACTCCAATTCCTGCGTGCTCAGCCTGCCTGCACTTGCCAGCTGACAGAGCAATTCCGCGACGGCAGGGTCGATGCCTTGCTGGGCGCGCAGCGCAGTCATCTGGCGCGTCAGCAGATCAAGCTCGTCCGATTGTTCGCGCCATTGCGCCTCCAACCTGTCGCCGCGCGCCTTGGCAGCCGCTAGTTGCTGGATGAAATCAAATTCCTTCCGGCTCGCATCGCGCACCCCCGTCTGATACGTCGCAGCCATCGCACGCAAGGAGTCCAGTTCCACGAGCATTGGCTTGACGCGACGCTCGGCCTCGGCCACGGCGTCCTTGA
The Paraburkholderia hospita DNA segment above includes these coding regions:
- a CDS encoding helix-turn-helix domain-containing protein; amino-acid sequence: MASSGTRRSSSSTAATAAQSVAAPPRVGEQIQRLRSERKMTLDDLSRAAGVSKSMLSEIERDKANPTIAVAWRLTNALGVSLDSLFAPQKAPEPVAVSGPHEIPTLSGHDARYQLRVWGPIELAGKFEWYELTLQAGGALVSSAHEPGTREHLTVLHGSIDIEAAGTTKRLKTADTARYVADEPHAIRNAGKGEAKALLVVIHG
- a CDS encoding glycine C-acetyltransferase encodes the protein MRDPFLAHLRSTLDQIRADGFHKTERVIASPQSSDIRLESGADVLNFCANNYLGLANDARLIAAAKDGLDQDGFGMASVRFICGTQTVHKQLERALSAFLKTDDCILYSSCFDANGGLFETLLDDNDAIISDELNHASIIDGVRLSKAKRYRYKNNDLADLEAKLREADAAGARFKLIATDGVFSMDGIIADLAGICDLADRYGALVMVDDSHAVGFIGEHGRGTPEHCGVLDRIDIITGTLGKALGGASGGYIAARQEVVDLLRQRSRPYLFSNTLTPSIAAASLKVLELLASDEGKQLRERVRANGAHFRQAMSAHGFTLVPGEHPIIPVMLGDAQLASNMADALLKEGVYVIGFSYPVVPKGRARIRTQMSAAHTAEQIDRAVDAFARVGRSLGVI
- a CDS encoding DUF2471 family protein, which encodes MNELNKEQDLAALRFKSAARDLEHIVRHIAARYIVQELPLTWRLLHAIEAEALADLGFASRHDPVMLGLFQRPDDFQFPETDDAVDFGRSNALPAVFAFAVAAYDAAEKSKASTTRSRVTSDERSGGRAWGG
- a CDS encoding tyrosine-type recombinase/integrase — protein: MVSTDPVGPTGLSATGADLFDTERQDWLVDPRTAFDAWLAGQNFRHSSAEVYRAQWGLFLEWLQARHKNLVTVDMRSIAEFVGGLSIRKPQRARYLRLIERVLDHVREIELASTNPARFIAQDGEAEWRNARDNEPTGFLTIAERSALIAYLSSPVTNLTSAQRWRERRDRALIAVFLGGGIKTGEARTISVDCMTAGSPWVVIEATNPLFTRRTRLAPFAVSVLDAWLNERKQAELPGELVFPASPSGRPMHKATMLRAVDALVEAAGISRSREARASPHTLRNSFAADLFESGVEPEVVGQWLGFAQAVSANRLHRAWKIWNDQEKFDAEMRLAETPTSSEDPEQTQDRG